A region of the Geomonas subterranea genome:
CGACCGCGTCACCCTTTATCCCGGCGTGGTGCTCTACCCGGGGGCGAGCGTGGGCGACGACGTGACCCTCTATGCCAACGTCAGCATCCGCGAACGCTGCCGCATCGGCAACCGGGTCACCATCCACGACGGCACCGTGGTCGGGTCCGACGGCTTCGGCTACGCGCCCGACGGCAGCGCCTGGTACAAGATCCCGCAAATCGGCATCGTGGTCATAGAGGACGACGTCGAGATCGGTTCCAACGCGGTGATCGACCGGGCGGCGCTGGAAGTCACCCGTATCAAGCGCGGCACCAAGATCGACAACCTGGTCCAGATCGCTCACAACTGCGTGATCGGCGAGGACTGCATGATCGTGTCGCAGGTCGGGATCTCCGGCAGTACCCAGCTTGGCAACCACGTCATTCTCGGCGGCCAGGTCGGGGTCGCCGGCCATCTGAAGATCGGCGACAACGTGATGATCGGCGCCCAGTCCGGTGTGCCGGGGAACGTGGAACCGAACCAGGTCCTCTCGGGGACCCCGGTTATGCCGCACCGCGAGTGGCTGAAGAGCTCCACCCTGGTCCCCAAGCTGCCGGAGTTCAGAAAGACCCTCTCCGCGCTCGAGAAGCGGATAGCCGAACTGGAAGAGAAGCTGGCGCAGAAAGGCGCGTAGCCGCGAAGAACCTCTCCCCCTCCCTTGACGGGAGGGGGCAGGGGGGTGGGTGAAGCCGCTATCGGCATCCGAAGTGGCACCTATCCCCACCCCCTAACCCCCTCCCGCAAGGGGAGGGGGGACTCCCATTGTGGGAGGAGTACTGAAATGCAATTACTTCGGCTCAAGCCTGACCGGCACATGCCGATGCAAGGAGAGAAATCAGCATGCTCGACATAGTCCAGATTATGGAAATCCTGCCCCACCGCTACCCGTTCCTGTTGATCGACAAGGTGCTCGAACTCGAGCCGGGCAAGCGGGTGGTGGCGATCAAGAACGTCACCATGAACGAGCCCTTCTTCCAGGGTCACTTCCCGGGCTTCCCGGTCATGCCGGGGGTCCTGATCATCGAGGCCATGGCCCAGTCCGCCGCCATCCTCGCCTACACCGCCATGGGCGATGACGCGAAGGAGAAGGTGAGCTACTTCATGGCCATCGACAACGCACGTTTCAGAAAGCCGGTGAAGCCGGGCGACACCCTGAGGATCGAGGTGGAGACCCTGTTCAGCAAACGCGGCATCTGGAGCTGCGCCGCCAAGGCCTACGTCGGCGACACCCTGATGACCGAGGCGGAACTGAAGGCAACGCTGGGCGACAAATAAAGAACCCTCCCCCTCCTTGACCGGAGGGGGGCCGGGGGTGGGTGAGGCTGCCATCGGGCAGAGTGTGGCACCTACCCCCACCCCCTAACCCCCTCCCGCAAGGGGAGGGGGAACAATGGAGAGCAAAATGATCCACAGCACCGCAATAATCCACCCCGGCGCCAAGATCGCCGAGGGGGTCGAGATCGGTCCGTACGCCGTGATCGGCGAGAACGTGAGCATCGGCAAGGGGACCAAGATCGGTCCGCACGCGGTCGTCGACGGCTGGACCGAGATCGGCGAGGCGAACACCATCTTCCACATGGCTTCGGTGGGGGCCGTTCCGCAGGATCTCAAGTACCGGGGCGAGAAGACCTGGCTCAGGATCGGCAACGGCAACACCATCCGCGAGTTCGCCAGCCTGCACCTGGGCACCGTCACCGGCGACGGCGAGACCACCGTGGGAGACGGCAACCTCTTCATGGCCTACTCCCACGTGGCGCACGACTGCCACATCGGCAACAACGTGATCATGGCCAACTCCGCGACGCTTGCCGGCCATGTCACCGTCGAGGATTACGCCATCCTGGGGGGGCTCTGCGCCGTGCTCCAGTTCATGCGCATCGGGGCTCACGTCATGGTGGGTGGGATGACCTCCGTCCCGATGGACGTCCCCCCCTACACGATCATCACCGGCGACCGTTCCGAGAGCCGCCTGCGCGGCCTGAACCTGATCGGCCTGAAGCGCCGCGGCTTCTCCGACGAGACCATCTCCAGCCTGAAGAAGGCGTACAAGCTTCTCTCCATGTCCGGGCTGAAGCTTGCAGAGGCGGTCGAGAAGATGAAGAGCGACGTTCCCAGCTGCCCCGAAGTGGACCACTTCATCGAGTTCATCGAGAGCTCGAAGCGTGGCGTCGCCAGGTAGAAAAGCAGGCCACGTCGAGGTTGGGGTTGCGAGAGGCTTCTTCTCTCCCCGGCCTCAACCTTGACCTGTTGTTAGAGGTTCTTTTGCAAGAAAAGAAACAGTCAGTGATGATCGTCGCCGGGGAGGCTTCCGGCGAGATGTACGGCGCGCAGATAGCGACCGCCATTGGCGCGCTCGCCCCCCGGACCCGCTTCTTCGGTATGGGGGGCAACTGCATGCGCGAGGCCGGGGTCGAAACGCTGGTCGACGCCAACGTGATGGCCGTGATGGGGCTGGTCGAGGTGGTGGCGCACCTGCCGACCATCGTCCGCGGCTTCACCACCCTGAAAAGAAAACTCCTCACCGATCCCCCTGATCTGCTGATCCTGATCGATTACCCCGACTTCAACCTGCGGCTGGCCAAGATCGCGAAGAAGGCCGGCATCAAGGTGCTCTACTTCATCTCGCCCCAGGTCTGGGCCTGGAGGAGCCACCGCGTGCACGGTATCGGACGCGTGGTGGACATGATGGCGGTGCTCTTCCCGTTCGAGGTCCCCTTCTACCAGAAGGCAGGGGTCCCGGTCACCTTCGTGGGGCATCCCCTTTTGGACCTGGTCAAGCCGACCATGAAGCGGGACGAGGCGCTCGCCTCGCTCGGGCTCGACCCGCAGCGTCGCTGCGTCGGGCTCTTCCCGGGAAGCCGTCGTTCGGAGATCAAGAAGCTGCTTCCCATCATCCTGGAGTCGGCCCGCATCCTGAAAGAGCGGATGCCGGACCTGCAGTTCGTGCTGCCGCGCGCCACCTCGCTCAAAGACGAGGATCTGGCGCCGTACCTGTCGGGGTGCGGGATGGAGGTGAAGGTGGTCGCCGGGAGAAACCACGACGTCATGAGCGGCTGCGACGCGGTCATCGCCGCCTCGGGTACCGTGGTCATGGAGCTCGCCCTGGTGGGGGTCCCCCACGTGATCATCTACAAGATGTCCACCCTCACCTACGAGGTGGGCAAGAGGGTGATCAACGTGCCGCACATCGGCATCAGCAATATCGTCGCGGAAAAGCGGATGGTCCAGGAACTGATCCAGCACGAGGCGGAGCCGGTTCCGATCGCCGACGAGGTAGACGCCCTTTTGAACCGGCCGGGGTACGCGGCGCAGATGCGCGAGGATTTCGCGGCGATGAGAGTGAAGCTTGGTAACGGCGGGGCCCTGGGTCGTGTGGCCCGACTCGCCTTGGAGATGATTCGATGAGCAGTGCAGTACCCCCGCAGAAAACTAGTGTGTTCAATCGCCTACTTGGCTACAGCCGTCCCTACGGGTGGCGCATCGCGCTGGCCGCGCTCGGCTCGGTCGGCGTCGGCGGCATGGACGGCGCCATGGCCTACCTGGTGGAACCGGTCCTGAGAAGGATCTTCTCGGGCAAGGAGACGGCGATCTTCGTCCTGCTCCCGCTGGGGATCGTCCTTCTCTATGCACTGCGCGGCATATGCCGCTACACCAACGACTACTTCATCAGGAGTGCGGGGCAGCTCGCCGTCCAGGACGTGCGCAACGACCTGTACGCGAAGAACATGAGCTTGAGCATCGGCTACTTCCACCGTCACGAGACCGGAACCCTCATGTCGCGCGTCCTCTCGGACGTCAGCATGATGCAGGAAGGGGTGGGGCAGGTGATCACCGGCCTGTTCCGCGACGGCCTCTCCGCCGTGGCCCTTCTGGGGGTCATCTTTTACCGGGACTGGCAGCTGGCACTCATCTCCTTCGTGGTGATCCCGCTCACCGTGGTTCCCGCGCGGAAGATCGGCAAGAGGATCAAGCGGGTGGCGCGGCAGGGGCAGGAGAAGATGGGGGATCTCGCCAGCATCCTGCAGGAGACCTATTCCGGGATCAAGGTGGTCAAGGCCTTCGGCCTGGAGAACCGCGAGATCGAGCGCTTCCGGGCGCGCAACCGCGACTTCTACCACTTCACCCGCAAGAACATCAAGTACGAGGGGCTCTCCACTCCGATCATGGAGTTCATCACCTCCTTCGGCATCGCGGCGGTGATCTGGGTCGGCGGCAGCAACGTCATGCACGGCACTCGCAGCGCCTCGGAGTTCTTCTCCTTCATCACCGCCATGGTGCTGGTGTTCAACCCGATCAAGCGGCTCTTGACCGCCTTCAACAACCTGCAGCGTTCCATGGGGGCCGCCGAGCGGGTCTTCGAGGTCATGGACGAAAAGCCGGAGATCGTGGACGCACCGAACGCCCGCGATCTGGGCAAGGCGCGCGGCGAGGTGGAGTTCCGCGAGGTCCGCTTCAAGTACGAGGACGACTACGTGCTGCAGGGGGTGAACCTGACCGCGAAAAGGGGCGAGGTGATCGCCCTGGTAGGCCCATCGGGCGGCGGCAAGACCACGCTGGTCTCCCTGATCACCCGCTTCTACGACCCGACCGGCGGGCAGGTCCTCATGGACGGCGTCGATATCCGCGAGCGCACCATGAAGAGCCTTCTGGAGCAGATCGCGCTGGTCGACCAGGAAACCATCCTCTTCAACGACACCATCGCCAACAACATCCGCTACGGCAGGATGACCGCGACCGACGCCGAGGTCGAGGCGGCGGCGCGGGCGGCGTTCGCCCACGACTTCATCCAGGAGCTTCCCGAGGGATACCTGACCAACATCGGCGACCGCGGCGTGCGCCTTTCCGGCGGTCAGCGCCAGAGGCTTTGCATCGCCCGCGCGATACTAAAGGACGCGCCTATCCTGATCCTCGACGAGGCCACCAGCGCGCTCGACACCGAGAGCGAACAGATGGTCCAGCAGGCGCTTAACAACCTGATGAAGAACCGCACCACCTTCGTCATCGCCCACCGGCTCTCCACCATCACCCATGCCGACCGGATCGTGGTGCTGGAGAAGGGGGTGGTGGCCGAGATGGGAAGCCACGATGAACTGCTGCAGGCCGAAGGCATCTACAGCCGCCTGCACGGCATGCAGTTCAGGGCGTGAGACAGGCAAAGCCCCTCACCCGGCCTTCGGCAACCCTCTCCCATAGGGCGAGGGGATGGACGCCTTCTCTCTGAGGGAAGGGGGGTGAGCTTTCTACGCGAGGGAAGAGTGATGTGATCCCTTCTCCCTCCGGGAGAAGGTGCCCCGCAGGGGCGGATGAGGGCGTTGCCACGCAGACCAGGACGGGGACTTTATTGCCCCGTTTTCTTCTGAGGTTTTTTATGTTTAAGCAGCTGCGCTGGTATCTCGAGATGGTGTTCTTCGTGGTGATCTCCTCCACCATTGCGCTGCTCCCCAACAGCGTCGCCCTCTCGGCTGGGAGGTTGCTCGGCAGGACGGCCTTCCTCTTTTTTGGGAGGAGGCGCCGCATCGCCATCGCCAACCTGGAAGCGAGCCTCCCCTTTCTGGAGCGCCAGCCGGGGTGGCGGGGGGGGACGGCCAGGGAGCTGGCCCGTGGGGTTTTCGAGAACCTGGGGTGCTGCATCGTCGAGGTCTGCAAGATCTACCGCGGGAGCGGGCAGGAGCTGATCGACAACGTCGAGTTCCGCGGGGTGGAACACTTCGATGCCGCCTTTGCCAAGGGGAAGGGGCTCATCTTCATCACGGCCCACAGCGGTAATTGGGAGCTCCTGGCGCTCGCCTTCGGGGTGCGCAGGCATGAGCTGTCCGTGGTTGCCAGGCGCCAGGACAATCCGCACCTGAACCGCATGGTCGAGCGGATCCGCAAAAGCTACGGCAACGGGCTCATCTACAAGGACGGGGCGCTCAGGGCCATGTTCTCCGCGCTTAGAAAGCGCGAGGTGGTCGGGCTCCTGATCGACCAGGCGGTGCAGTCGGAGTGGGGCATCCTGGCCAACTTCCTGGGGCGGCCGGCCTGGACCATGCGGATGCCCTCCCTCATCGCGAGAAAGAGCGGGGCTCCGCTGCTCCCCGCCTTCATCCACCGCGAGGGGAACAAAAGCGTCATCACCATTCATCCCGAGTACCAGCTCTCCGCCGCCGAGGACCCGGAGGTCGCCGCCGCCGAGGATGCCAACGGCCTGAACCGCTACATTGAGGAATACGTGGTGCAGCACCCCGGGCAGTGGTACTGGGTGCACAAGCGCTGGAAGAACGCGCCGCCGGCGGCGTAAGTCGAATGGCCCGTCTCCTCCGGTGCCCGCTGTAGGGGCAAATAATCATTTGCCCAGCCGCCGGTGCCCTGATCGCCATCGCTGCAGGAGAGCAGGCGTGCCTAAAGGCGGGCGAATGATTATTCGCCCCTACAGGAGCTGTGTGCTGGTGCTTAAGTGGATTTGCCCAGCCTCCTCCGGTGCCCGCTGTAGGGGCAAATAACATTTGCCCAGCCGCCGGGGCCCTGATCGCCATCGCTTCAGGAGTGAGCAGGCGTGCCCAAAGGCGGGCGAATGATTATTCGCCCCTACAGGTGTGTGCCGGTGCAAAGTGCATTTGCCCAGCCGCCGGTGCCCCGGCCGCCGTCATTGCGGGAGAGGTCGCGCGCACAAGGGGACGCATGACGATCCGCCCCTACGAGGTCTTTGTATCATGATCAACCTTATCTACAACCTTCTCCTGTGGCTCATCCTGCCGCTTTTGGTCCCCTATCACGCCTACCGCTCGCTCTCCCGCGGGCGTCGCACCGCATTCCTGGAACGCTTCGG
Encoded here:
- a CDS encoding lysophospholipid acyltransferase family protein yields the protein MFKQLRWYLEMVFFVVISSTIALLPNSVALSAGRLLGRTAFLFFGRRRRIAIANLEASLPFLERQPGWRGGTARELARGVFENLGCCIVEVCKIYRGSGQELIDNVEFRGVEHFDAAFAKGKGLIFITAHSGNWELLALAFGVRRHELSVVARRQDNPHLNRMVERIRKSYGNGLIYKDGALRAMFSALRKREVVGLLIDQAVQSEWGILANFLGRPAWTMRMPSLIARKSGAPLLPAFIHREGNKSVITIHPEYQLSAAEDPEVAAAEDANGLNRYIEEYVVQHPGQWYWVHKRWKNAPPAA
- the lpxD gene encoding UDP-3-O-(3-hydroxymyristoyl)glucosamine N-acyltransferase, with the protein product MKKTLREIAEYLGGTVAGDGETLIGGLATLDDAGGGQLTFLANPKYAGKVATTNASAVLMGMGGNTHGKNAIFHANPYLAFAKLLTLFYTAPPPRLGVLPGSFVAPGAQIGKDVTIYPGASVGPGVTVGDRVTLYPGVVLYPGASVGDDVTLYANVSIRERCRIGNRVTIHDGTVVGSDGFGYAPDGSAWYKIPQIGIVVIEDDVEIGSNAVIDRAALEVTRIKRGTKIDNLVQIAHNCVIGEDCMIVSQVGISGSTQLGNHVILGGQVGVAGHLKIGDNVMIGAQSGVPGNVEPNQVLSGTPVMPHREWLKSSTLVPKLPEFRKTLSALEKRIAELEEKLAQKGA
- the fabZ gene encoding 3-hydroxyacyl-ACP dehydratase FabZ; amino-acid sequence: MLDIVQIMEILPHRYPFLLIDKVLELEPGKRVVAIKNVTMNEPFFQGHFPGFPVMPGVLIIEAMAQSAAILAYTAMGDDAKEKVSYFMAIDNARFRKPVKPGDTLRIEVETLFSKRGIWSCAAKAYVGDTLMTEAELKATLGDK
- the msbA gene encoding lipid A export permease/ATP-binding protein MsbA, encoding MSSAVPPQKTSVFNRLLGYSRPYGWRIALAALGSVGVGGMDGAMAYLVEPVLRRIFSGKETAIFVLLPLGIVLLYALRGICRYTNDYFIRSAGQLAVQDVRNDLYAKNMSLSIGYFHRHETGTLMSRVLSDVSMMQEGVGQVITGLFRDGLSAVALLGVIFYRDWQLALISFVVIPLTVVPARKIGKRIKRVARQGQEKMGDLASILQETYSGIKVVKAFGLENREIERFRARNRDFYHFTRKNIKYEGLSTPIMEFITSFGIAAVIWVGGSNVMHGTRSASEFFSFITAMVLVFNPIKRLLTAFNNLQRSMGAAERVFEVMDEKPEIVDAPNARDLGKARGEVEFREVRFKYEDDYVLQGVNLTAKRGEVIALVGPSGGGKTTLVSLITRFYDPTGGQVLMDGVDIRERTMKSLLEQIALVDQETILFNDTIANNIRYGRMTATDAEVEAAARAAFAHDFIQELPEGYLTNIGDRGVRLSGGQRQRLCIARAILKDAPILILDEATSALDTESEQMVQQALNNLMKNRTTFVIAHRLSTITHADRIVVLEKGVVAEMGSHDELLQAEGIYSRLHGMQFRA
- the lpxB gene encoding lipid-A-disaccharide synthase, coding for MIVAGEASGEMYGAQIATAIGALAPRTRFFGMGGNCMREAGVETLVDANVMAVMGLVEVVAHLPTIVRGFTTLKRKLLTDPPDLLILIDYPDFNLRLAKIAKKAGIKVLYFISPQVWAWRSHRVHGIGRVVDMMAVLFPFEVPFYQKAGVPVTFVGHPLLDLVKPTMKRDEALASLGLDPQRRCVGLFPGSRRSEIKKLLPIILESARILKERMPDLQFVLPRATSLKDEDLAPYLSGCGMEVKVVAGRNHDVMSGCDAVIAASGTVVMELALVGVPHVIIYKMSTLTYEVGKRVINVPHIGISNIVAEKRMVQELIQHEAEPVPIADEVDALLNRPGYAAQMREDFAAMRVKLGNGGALGRVARLALEMIR
- the lpxA gene encoding acyl-ACP--UDP-N-acetylglucosamine O-acyltransferase, which gives rise to MIHSTAIIHPGAKIAEGVEIGPYAVIGENVSIGKGTKIGPHAVVDGWTEIGEANTIFHMASVGAVPQDLKYRGEKTWLRIGNGNTIREFASLHLGTVTGDGETTVGDGNLFMAYSHVAHDCHIGNNVIMANSATLAGHVTVEDYAILGGLCAVLQFMRIGAHVMVGGMTSVPMDVPPYTIITGDRSESRLRGLNLIGLKRRGFSDETISSLKKAYKLLSMSGLKLAEAVEKMKSDVPSCPEVDHFIEFIESSKRGVAR